One genomic segment of Hypomesus transpacificus isolate Combined female unplaced genomic scaffold, fHypTra1 scaffold_48, whole genome shotgun sequence includes these proteins:
- the kcnj6 gene encoding G protein-activated inward rectifier potassium channel 2: MEQDVESPVTIQQPKLPKHVREDLLVERERAKRKVQRYVRKDGKCNVHHGNVRETYRYLTDIFTTLVDLKWRFNLFIFVLVYTVTWLFFGFMWWLIAYLRGDLDHIGDSTWTPCVNNLNGFVSAFLFSIETETTIGYGYRVITDQCPEGIVLLLVQSVLGSIVNAFMVGCMFVKISQPKKRAETLVFSTCAVISMRDGRLCLMFRVGDLRNSHIVEASIRAKLIKSKQTKEGEFIPLNQTDMNVGYDTGDDRLFLVSPLIICHEINQNSPFWEISQAHLAKEDLEIVVILEGMVEATGMTCQARSSYVTSEIKWGYRFTPVLTLEDGFYEVDYNSFHDIYETNTPSCSAKELASRVRLPLTWSVASRLSQQGMLEPEIQGREKKTTLDTQEEGVEEQTERNGDIANMESESKV, from the exons ATGGAGCAGGATGTTGAGAGCCCGGTCACCATCCAACAGCCCAAGCTTCCCAAGCATGTCCGGGAGGACCTGCTGGTGGAGCGGGAACGGGCCAAAAGGAAGGTCCAGAGGTATGTGCGCAAGGACGGCAAGTGCAACGTCCATCACGGCAACGTGCGGGAGACCTACCGCTACCTGACAGACATCTTCACCACGCTGGTGGACCTCAAGTGGAGATTCAACCTGTTCATCTTTGTTCTGGTGTACACGGTCACTTGGCTGTTCTTCGGCTTCATGTGGTGGCTCATTGCCTATTTGCGTGGAGATTTGGACCACATAGGGGACAGCACGTGGACTCCCTGTGTAAATAACCTCAACGGGTTTGTATCTGCGTTTCTATTCTCCATCGAGACAGAGACCACCATCGGGTACGGGTACAGGGTCATCACAGACCAGTGCCCTGAGGggattgttttgttgttggtccAGTCGGTTTTAGGGTCAATAGTAAATGCTTTCATGGTGGGCTGCATGTTCGTCAAAATTTCACAGCCCAAGAAGCGGGCGGAGACGTTAGTGTTCTCCACCTGTGCAGTAATCTCCATGAGGGATGGTAGACTGTGCCTGATGTTCAGGGTCGGGGACCTCCGGAACTCTCACATTGTGGAGGCCTCTATCAGGGCCAAGCTGATCAAGTCCAAGCAGACCAAGGAAGGGGAGTTCATCCCCCTCAACCAGACAGACATGAATGTTGGTTATGACACGGGAGACGACAGGTTGTTTCTGGTGTCGCCCCTCATCATCTGCCATGAAATCAACCAGAACAGCCCTTTCTGGGAGATCTCCCAAGCCCACCTGGCCAAAGAGGACCTGGAGATTGTGGTCATTCTGGAAGGAATGGTGGAGGCTACAG GTATGACATGCCAGGCCAGGAGTTCGTACGTGACCAGTGAGATCAAGTGGGGCTATCGTTTCACACCAGTCCTGACCCTGGAGGATGGCTTCTACGAAGTTGACTACAACAGCTTCCATGACATCTATGAGACAAACACACCCAGCTGCAGTGCCAAAGAGCTGGCCTCGCGTGTGCGCCTGCCGCTGACCTGGTCGGTGGCCAGCAGGCTGAGCCAGCAAGGGATGCTGGAGCCTGAGATCCAGGGCCGGGAGAA